From Microtus ochrogaster isolate Prairie Vole_2 unplaced genomic scaffold, MicOch1.0 UNK1, whole genome shotgun sequence:
CATGAAATCTATATATTACCAGGTTGGTGGAAAGGCATCATTCCTGTGTGTTCATTAACTCAACAAATATGCTGAGAATTATTTTGGTGCTAGACCTTGGTAACACATAGATGGAGGTGCTATTGATAAATTACTGGGCTTTCTCCTTGGACTTGCCCTGCTCTTGGCCTAGGTTTCTTGCTAGACTCTCCTCTGGCTCTCACCATCTTATGTCCCTTTACCTCCACAGAGAGATTCTGAAGATAAAAACTGGGCCCTCAAAGAACAGCTCAAGTCTTGGCAGCGGCTGCGGCATGACCTGGAGCGAGCTCGGCTGCTGGTGGAGTTGATCCGCAAGCGAGAGAAACTCAAAAGGGAGACGGTGAGTGCTCCTGGGCCAGTCCTGGTTCTCAAAGCAGAACACAgctctggaggagggagagtcTATGTCCCTGGCTGGGAAGCACCAAAGCCCATACTGGCATTGAGTATCCCAGCACTATGTGCTTTTAGGCCTGTGGGAAGCTGAGTATCAAAGGAGATTGCACAGAATCCTAACCTCTGATCCAGGGAGCTCAGGCCGGGAGTTCAAGGAAGGGGGACCAAAGTAGATAGAGACAGCTGTCTTTCTTAGGGCCTGGATGAGAAAAACATGTTTCTAAGCCAGCAGGGACCATCTCCTCTGCTAAGGAACTGGCCGGGGCCTGACTGATCCAGCCTTTTTGTGTGCCAGATTAAGATCCAGCAGATTGCCATGGAAATGCAGCTGACccctttcctcatcctcctccgAAAAACCTTGGAGCAGCTCCAAGAGAAGGACACAGGCAACATCTTCAGCGAGCCGGTCCCTCTGTCTGAGGTAACCGAATTGGACGAAGTAAGAATCCCTTCCcctcactccaccttctttctcttcttctcccagttGGACCCCTGCTGCAGGTCTGGCCCAGGGACTAGGTGGGAACCTAGACATAAAGGGTTCGGTGGCTCTGGGGCAGGATGAACTAGAGCCACACGTATCACCTGGGCTCCTGTCCTCATCACAACCCAAGAACTCAGAATGGGAGGCCATCTGCACTCCTCTCCCAGAGTCTGCCAGATGAATAATCACAAGGCAGGAAGATATTTTCAGGGTGCCCAGCCCTAGAATGGGAACTTAAAAAGGCTCAGAATCTAAAGAGCCAGCTCTGAAGCCCTAGGTTCACTTTTCTCTCGTGGCAGCAGCCTACCACGAGCCTAATAATGAGCAGGAACAACAGCAGGAATACAACACTACAATTTTTAGCGAATTctcatggcctttttttttccctattaaAGCTGCCATGGTTCCAGGAAATAGATTTGCGTGCATTTTCATCACCATTTTCCAGGAGAGGAAAATAAGGCCCAGAAAGGTTAACAGACTACTAAGGTCACACAGCTCAGGACTAGAACGTTCTTTGTACTACAAGCTTGCCTCTTAACTGTGGTGGGAGGAGGTTGCTAGATACATTTCAGGGGTGGCTGTTAAGAGTAGGGTTTGGGGAAATAAGATCAGATCTCCACTTAGACACTTACCCTGCTCTCCCAGGTACCTGACTACCTAGACCACATCAAAAAGCCCATGGACTTTTTCACCATGAAGCAGAACTTGGAGGCTTATCGCTACTTGAATTTTGATGATTTTGAGGAGGACTTCAACCTCATTGTCAGCAACTGCCTAAAGTATAATGCCAAGGACACCATCTTCTACAGGGCAGCGGTGCGACTCCGTGAGCAGGGTGGCGCTGTACTCCGTCAGGCACGGCGACAGGCAGAAAAAATGGGCATTGACTTTGAAACGGGCATGCATATCCCTCACAACTTGGCCGGAGAGGAGGCCCCACATCACATTGAAGATGGTGGGTGATGGATCAGTCATCTGCATGCATAGAGGCCAATGCCAGGAATGGACAGGTCTCCAAAAGTCCCTTCCTGGGGACAGGCAGTACAGGCAGAAAGTAGCTGGGCTGAGTAGCAGTGGGCTCTCCCCTGGAATGCTCCCCCAAGAAGCAAGACTGGGTGAATGGATAGCTGGGCCACCATTCTGCAAACTTGTGCTGCCATTTTGTAGCTTTTCCTGGGAGAAGTCAATGGGAAGAGTGggttcctgctgcctgcccaggtTCAAGGGGCCCAATGGGCTGCCATGAGCCTGACCTTTCTCTCTCCAACTCTCCCTGGCAGCAGAGGAAGAACGGCTGGTCCTGCTGGAGAACCAGAAACACCTGCCAGTAGAAGAGCAGCTAAAGTTGTTGCTAGAGCGGCTGGACGAAGTCAATGCCAGCAAGCAAAGTGTGGGCCGTTCCCGCCGTGCAAAAATGATCAAGAAAGAGATGACGGCTTTGCGACGGAAACTTGCTCACCAGCGGGAAACTGGCCGGGATGGGCCTGAGCGTCATGGCCCCTCCAACCGGGGCAGTCTGACACCCCACCCTGCAGCCTGTGAtaaggatggacagacagacagtgccGCAGAAGAGAGCAGCAGCCAGGAGACAAGCAAAGGTCTGAACCCCATAGCAAGATGGACCCCAAAGCAAGTCAGACTTTGGCCCTGCAATATATACTCAGCCCTGCTGTACCCTAGGCAGAGGTCCTTCCTGCACAAGTAGCTGAactttctccttcatttcccagTCAGGGGCCTCTTAGCTGCTCTCTGGCAGTTGGTATGAGTTGTTCTGAATCCCCATATCATCTCCCCAATTCTAGATATAGTAATGATCCTATATTCCCAGGGTGTTACCCTGGACATCTACCCTTCCTTTCATGTCAGGCCCCTCAccaactctctttctctctttctctgctccagGCCTGGGTCCCAACATGTCCTCAACCCCCGCACATGAGGTGGGCAGGAGAACCTCAGTTCTGTTCTCCAAAAAGAACCCGAAGACAGCTGGACCGCCCAAGAGGCCGGGCCGGCCCCCCAAAAACCGGGAGAGCCAGATGACCCCCAGCCACGGAGGCAGTCCTGTGGGGCCCCCCCAGCTTCCCATCATGGGCTCCCTGCGTCAGCGCAAGCGGGGTAGGAGCCCCCGACCCAGTTCAAGCTCAGACAGCGACAGTGATAAGTCCACAGAAGACCCCCCAATGGGTGAGCCTCATCATCACCCAGCCCCTGCCCCAAGACAGTGAGCAGAGCTGCCATTCTTCCCAGCATACTTTGAGCTCTCCCTTCATTTCCCTGTAAAAGTCAGCTAGATAAAAGTCAGCTAGAAGGGTCCTTAGGagtcctttaatcccatcccCTCATCCTTCATTTGTGAAACTGACCCAGCCAGGTTCCCATCCAAGCCCTTCTTCCCCTTATCACTttaccttttctcttctctccttttttggGGAACTTCCTGCCCTTTAAATCCTTTGTGTCTTTAGGCTAAGGGAAGTTGAAGGTCAGTGCAGAGCTTTGGCCTGCTATGGTAGAACTGCTTAGAGCTATCTCTGCTGGCCAAGGTTGGAGGAATTTTTCAGCCCAGAAAGAAAACCCAGACTCATTCCACCTTAACCCCCATGCTGGCTCTGATCTACATCTTTCTGACCAGTTGGttccttccctcttccaagaCTTACCAGCCAATGGCTTCAGCAGTGGGAACCAGCCAGTGAAGAAGAGTTTCTTGGTGTACCGTAATGACTGCAACCTTCCCCGGAGCAGCTCAGACTCTgagtccagcagcagcagcagcagtagtgCCGCCTCAGACCGGACCAGGTACTAGCCCTGCAGATGGGAGGCAATCTGCAGGATGCCTTTCCAGGTTCTCCCATGGGAGCTAGGTGACAGCCATTTCAGTCCAAAGGAAGGAGTTCAAATCCAAGTGTCCCTATAAAATAAATCGGATAGATCAGTCACCCTAACAGAACAGAACACACTGTCTTAGGTTAAGCCGATGTTTTAGAGCAAACTGTGCCTTATAGCTAGGATTTGGCCTTCAGACATACTTTATTTTGGTCACTAAGATGTTTCTAATAACCgaatacagggctggagagatggcttagcggttaagagtactggctgctcttccagaggacccttgtctaattcccagcatctacacagtgtactggaactccagttccagggggatcggataccatcttctggcttccattagCATTGCGTACATatgatacagacatacatgtagacgaAATGCCTATGcagataaaatcaataaaaactggggtgggggataggattaaattttcttaaaagcaaaaaatGGAATCCACATaaaattctgtctctgtgttctctTTAAAAATCAGAGGATCGGGTGCCggaaagatgggtcagtggttaagagtactgcctgctcatctaaaggtcctgagttcaattcccagcaaccacatggtggctcacaaccctctgtaatgagatctggtgccttcctctAGCCTGCAAGCATgaatgtaggcagaatactgtatacacaataaataaataaatctttaaaaataaatcaaaggatcctttagggtggtggtggcacacacctttaatcccagcactcaggaggcagagacaggggaatctctctctgtgagtttaaggctagcctggtctacagaatgagctctaggacagccagggctattcaaagaaaccctatctcaaaaaagcaggaaagaaaaatcagaaagagctgggtgtggttgcTCATACCTATAaccccaccacttgggaggttgaggtaggaTTACTGCAAGCTCAAGGTCACTAGGTTATGGAataagttctgggccagccatggctacatacgtagcaagaccctgtctcaaggactggggatgtagctcctTGCTGGAACACTTGTCTAGCTTGTGTGAAGCCCTAGGATCGATCTCAAGTACTTCagaacaataaattaaaatagaagatCTGGCAGCTCTTGTTGGCATTGCTTTTATAGACAGGCATGTTTTCCACTTGGTGACATTAGCCTGATTACTAGCCTAACCCTGAAGAGTGTGTTGAATTACAAACTTTATACAGTCTCTGCTTTTCAAGTCGAGATTTGAGTGCTTAACAAGGACCCCTGAGCcatgtaatttttcattttcccctcTGAGTTGTATTCTAATTGTCTTTCCATAGCACAACACCCTCAAAACAAGGCCGGGGCAAGCCCTCCTTCTCTCGGGGCACATTCCCAGAGGACAGCAGTGAAGATACCTCAGGCACTGAGAATGAGGCCTACTCCGTGGGCACTGGCCGCGGCGTGGGCCACAGCAGTAAGTACCCTCACCCAAAGtcaggggtgctggggacccagttTCAAGGCCTTGCCAGCCCCCCAGCTGCTgatccacctcctctctcccattcctGTGAAGTGGTAAGAAAGAGTCTGGGTCGTGGAGCTGGCTGGCTGTCAGAGGACGAGGACTCCCCATTGGATGCTCTGGACCTTGTGTGGGCCAAGTGCCGAGGTTATCCATCATATCCAGCTCTGGTAGGCCTATGGTTTCTCTTGTCCTTACCCCTGCTTTCCAGCCCTAGGACTTGGAATCATAAAGTGTAGCTTTGCCCTTTCCCTGCCAACTTACAGAGCACAGGGCTCCTTAGCAGGTTGACTGTTAGACAGATGTAGCCTAAGTACCCCAGAGAGATCCCAGTCAGTTTTCCATCTCTCCCTATCTTTTCTCTTGCCCCAGGCTCTGAAATAATACGGCAAGGTCAACACTATGGCCCCAGTAACATATTCTTCAAATTCTTAGGTAGTGCTAGCTTTGGGGAGGAAGTGACCTAAACCAAACTGGGCTTGTATTATACTCTCAGATCATTGATCCAAAGATGCCCCGAGAAGGTATGTTCCATCATGGGGTTCCCATCCCTGTACCACCATTGGAGGTTCTAAAACTTGGGGAACAGATGACACAGGAAGCCCGAGAGCATCTCTACCTCGTTCTCTTCTTTGACAACAAACGAACCTGGTAAGGAAATGGGTGCATTTGGTGTGACTTAAAGCCACAGATATAaatacaaccatctgtaatgtggggGCAGATTGTCAAGAGACTCAGCAACAGATTATTACAAAGTATTGGGCAGGGGGCACGCTTAGAATAGCTCTAAGCAAAAGGGTGTGTTTGTCCTGAGCCTGATGGGCTGAGTGGGCAGTAGCTGGCAAACAAGCTGTAACTAGAAACTAAAGGACCATCAGTGACTGGCAAAGTTAGGGTGGCTCCCTGCTCATGCTCAGATGACTTCTAGACTTATTGTTCCCACTTCTTTATAGTAACAAGATGGGGAAAAAGCACACATAAACATTTTGGCTTtatactcagaaggcagaggcaggcagatctctgagttcgaggccagcctagtctacagagtgagttccaggatagccagggctacagagagaaaacatgtctcaaaagacaaaaacaaaattttcgATTTTAAATCTCTCTTGTCAAATTTTTGTTAATTGCCTGCAGATAGTCTCCCTGAAACAGCTGGGGCAGGATACCTCTTGAGACTTTTTGCACCCATAAAGTGCCCTGTAGAATTATATACTGTAGAATTAATATGTCTTCCCAGTGAGAAATCACTCCTCAcatttaagaaatgaataaaggaaaatcTCTTTAACAATAGCATGCAACTGGTTCTGGCTCATGCACAAAAGGGAACCAGCTTCAAACAGAACATTTTACCAGCTTAAATAGGCTTTAGATTTATAACATTCCACATACACTGTTATCCTTAAATCTCTTCCAAGTCATGACCCCACCCATGTTACACtttcaacaatttaaaaagaggtaGGAGACTACAAGTCTGGCCACTTGGGCAAATGGGAGATTTATACAACAAAAAATTACCATAATTATTTAAGTACAccaatgttgtttttttctggatAGTTCCAACCCAGAGTCATCTTGCCTACTTGGCAGAATTATGCTTTTCCTGATAACAGGTTCACTTAATGGCAGACCAGACATTAATGGTGGCTGTCACTTGCACTGCCACCTTACGACGCCCCTTAGAGGAATGTTCTTCGATATGGGAATGGGCCTAATGGCTGGTTTTACATCATTGTTGCCTCATTTTGTTCTGGAAATGGAGATTAAGCTTGAGGAACCAACATTACCAGAAACATTTTCTCAGCAACTCTAGACTGCCATAATGGTATAAGAATttccctctgagacagggtttcttggtagccagggatcctgtcctggaacttggtttctagaccagcctggccttgaactcacagagatccgcctgcctcttcctcccgagtgctgggattaaaggtgtgcgccaccaccgcccagctttcctACAGTTTCTAACAATGTCTGGTTAGTCCACTACTCACCTTCCAGTCAGTCATATTGGAGGCAGAACTAACTCCCTTAGCTAacttctactttgtttttttttttattttttttattgtttttttttttaaatttatNNNNNNNNNNNNNNNNNNNNNNNNNNNNNNNNNNNNNNNNNNNNNNNNNNNNNNNNNNNNNNNNNNNNNNNNNNNNNNNNNNNNNNNNNNNNNNNNNNNNNNNNNNNNNNNNNNNNNNNNNNNNNNNNNNNNNNNNNNNNNNNNNNNNNNNNNNNNNNNNNNNNNNNNNNNNNNNNNNNNNNNNNNNNNNNNNNNNNNgtgcagtaggatcaaaaacccattgccattgttcttgagttctcactaACTTCTACTTTGTGTAACTTACTATTTCCTAAGCAAGTCTTTTAGTATCCTTTGTAGCATCAGTTTTATTACTTCAGGTTTCTTCCGTGTCAGTTATTCCCCCTACTATAACTGTTGACTGGGCTATTCTTTTCAATACACTACACAGTCCTTTGAGAGCAGAGATGCTGAGAACCAGGCATTTCTAAATGCATAGAGTGTGGAAGAGCTAGTACTTGTTCCCCCTGAAATCCATGCCTTATCTCATCTTCACCTTGTCTGACAGGCAATGGCTGCCCAGGACTAAACTCGTTCCTCTGGGTGTGAACCAGGATCTAGACAAAGAGAAGATGCTGGAGGGCCGCAAGTCCAACATCCGCAAGTCAGTGCAGATCGCCTACCACAGGGCTCTGCAGCACCGCAGCAAGGTGCAGGGTGAGCAGAGCAGCGAGACCAGCG
This genomic window contains:
- the Brpf1 gene encoding peregrin isoform X1 — protein: MGVDFDVKTFCHNLRATKPPYECPVETCRKVYKSYSGIEYHLYHYDHDSPPPPQQTPLRKHKKKGRQSRPANKQSPSPSEVSQSPGREVMSYAQAQRMVEVDLHGRVHRISIFDNLDVVSEDEEAPEEAPENSSNKENTETPTATPKSGKHKNKEKRKDSNHHHHSAPASAAPKLPEVVYRELEQDTPDAPPRPTSYYRYIEKSAEELDEEVEYDMDEEDYIWLDIMNERRKTEGVSPIPQEIFEYLMDRLEKESYFESHNKGDPNALVDEDAVCCICNDGECQNSNVILFCDMCNLAVHQECYGVPYIPEGQWLCRRCLQSPSRAVDCALCPNKGGAFKQTDDGRWAHVVCALWIPEVCFANTVFLEPIDSIEHIPPARWKLTCYICKQRGSGACIQCHKANCYTAFHVTCAQQAGLYMKMEPVRETGANGTSFSVRKTAYCDIHTPPGSARRLPALSHSEGEEEEDEEEDEGKSWSSEKVKKAKAKSRIKMKKARKILAEKRAAAPVVSVPCIPPHRLSKITNRLTIQRKSQFMQRLHSYWTLKRQSRNGVPLLRRLQTHLQSQRNCDQVGRDSEDKNWALKEQLKSWQRLRHDLERARLLVELIRKREKLKRETIKIQQIAMEMQLTPFLILLRKTLEQLQEKDTGNIFSEPVPLSEVPDYLDHIKKPMDFFTMKQNLEAYRYLNFDDFEEDFNLIVSNCLKYNAKDTIFYRAAVRLREQGGAVLRQARRQAEKMGIDFETGMHIPHNLAGEEAPHHIEDAEEERLVLLENQKHLPVEEQLKLLLERLDEVNASKQSVGRSRRAKMIKKEMTALRRKLAHQRETGRDGPERHGPSNRGSLTPHPAACDKDGQTDSAAEESSSQETSKGLGPNMSSTPAHEVGRRTSVLFSKKNPKTAGPPKRPGRPPKNRESQMTPSHGGSPVGPPQLPIMGSLRQRKRGRSPRPSSSSDSDSDKSTEDPPMDLPANGFSSGNQPVKKSFLVYRNDCNLPRSSSDSESSSSSSSSAASDRTSTTPSKQGRGKPSFSRGTFPEDSSEDTSGTENEAYSVGTGRGVGHSSKYPHPKSGVLGTQFQGLASPPAADPPPLSHSCEVVRKSLGRGAGWLSEDEDSPLDALDLVWAKCRGYPSYPALIIDPKMPREGMFHHGVPIPVPPLEVLKLGEQMTQEAREHLYLVLFFDNKRTWQWLPRTKLVPLGVNQDLDKEKMLEGRKSNIRKSVQIAYHRALQHRSKVQGEQSSETSDSD
- the Brpf1 gene encoding peregrin isoform X5 — its product is MGVDFDVKTFCHNLRATKPPYECPVETCRKVYKSYSGIEYHLYHYDHDSPPPPQQTPLRKHKKKGRQSRPANKQSPSPSEVSQSPGREVMSYAQAQRMVEVDLHGRVHRISIFDNLDVVSEDEEAPEEAPENSSNKENTETPTATPKSGKHKNKEKRKDSNHHHHSAPASAAPKLPEVVYRELEQDTPDAPPRPTSYYRYIEKSAEELDEEVEYDMDEEDYIWLDIMNERRKTEGVSPIPQEIFEYLMDRLEKESYFESHNKGDPNALVDEDAVCCICNDGECQNSNVILFCDMCNLAVHQECYGVPYIPEGQWLCRRCLQSPSRAVDCALCPNKGGAFKQTDDGRWAHVVCALWIPEVCFANTVFLEPIDSIEHIPPARWKLTCYICKQRGSGACIQCHKANCYTAFHVTCAQQAGLYMKMEPVRETGANGTSFSVRKTAYCDIHTPPGSARRLPALSHSEGEEEEDEEEDEGKSWSSEKVKKAKAKSRIKMKKARKILAEKRAAAPVVSVPCIPPHRLSKITNRLTIQRKSQFMQRLHSYWTLKRQSRNGVPLLRRLQTHLQSQRNCDQVGRDSEDKNWALKEQLKSWQRLRHDLERARLLVELIRKREKLKRETIKIQQIAMEMQLTPFLILLRKTLEQLQEKDTGNIFSEPVPLSEVPDYLDHIKKPMDFFTMKQNLEAYRYLNFDDFEEDFNLIVSNCLKYNAKDTIFYRAAVRLREQGGAVLRQARRQAEKMGIDFETGMHIPHNLAGEEAPHHIEDEEERLVLLENQKHLPVEEQLKLLLERLDEVNASKQSVGRSRRAKMIKKEMTALRRKLAHQRETGRDGPERHGPSNRGSLTPHPAACDKDGQTDSAAEESSSQETSKGLGPNMSSTPAHEVGRRTSVLFSKKNPKTAGPPKRPGRPPKNRESQMTPSHGGSPVGPPQLPIMGSLRQRKRGRSPRPSSSSDSDSDKSTEDPPMDLPANGFSSGNQPVKKSFLVYRNDCNLPRSSSDSESSSSSSSSAASDRTSTTPSKQGRGKPSFSRGTFPEDSSEDTSGTENEAYSVGTGRGVGHSMVRKSLGRGAGWLSEDEDSPLDALDLVWAKCRGYPSYPALIIDPKMPREGMFHHGVPIPVPPLEVLKLGEQMTQEAREHLYLVLFFDNKRTWQWLPRTKLVPLGVNQDLDKEKMLEGRKSNIRKSVQIAYHRALQHRSKVQGEQSSETSDSD
- the Brpf1 gene encoding peregrin isoform X4, which encodes MGVDFDVKTFCHNLRATKPPYECPVETCRKVYKSYSGIEYHLYHYDHDSPPPPQQTPLRKHKKKGRQSRPANKQSPSPSEVSQSPGREVMSYAQAQRMVEVDLHGRVHRISIFDNLDVVSEDEEAPEEAPENSSNKENTETPTATPKSGKHKNKEKRKDSNHHHHSAPASAAPKLPEVVYRELEQDTPDAPPRPTSYYRYIEKSAEELDEEVEYDMDEEDYIWLDIMNERRKTEGVSPIPQEIFEYLMDRLEKESYFESHNKGDPNALVDEDAVCCICNDGECQNSNVILFCDMCNLAVHQECYGVPYIPEGQWLCRRCLQSPSRAVDCALCPNKGGAFKQTDDGRWAHVVCALWIPEVCFANTVFLEPIDSIEHIPPARWKLTCYICKQRGSGACIQCHKANCYTAFHVTCAQQAGLYMKMEPVRETGANGTSFSVRKTAYCDIHTPPGSARRLPALSHSEGEEEEDEEEDEGKSWSSEKVKKAKAKSRIKMKKARKILAEKRAAAPVVSVPCIPPHRLSKITNRLTIQRKSQFMQRLHSYWTLKRQSRNGVPLLRRLQTHLQSQRNCDQVGRDSEDKNWALKEQLKSWQRLRHDLERARLLVELIRKREKLKRETIKIQQIAMEMQLTPFLILLRKTLEQLQEKDTGNIFSEPVPLSEVPDYLDHIKKPMDFFTMKQNLEAYRYLNFDDFEEDFNLIVSNCLKYNAKDTIFYRAAVRLREQGGAVLRQARRQAEKMGIDFETGMHIPHNLAGEEAPHHIEDAEEERLVLLENQKHLPVEEQLKLLLERLDEVNASKQSVGRSRRAKMIKKEMTALRRKLAHQRETGRDGPERHGPSNRGSLTPHPAACDKDGQTDSAAEESSSQETSKGLGPNMSSTPAHEVGRRTSVLFSKKNPKTAGPPKRPGRPPKNRESQMTPSHGGSPVGPPQLPIMGSLRQRKRGRSPRPSSSSDSDSDKSTEDPPMDLPANGFSSGNQPVKKSFLVYRNDCNLPRSSSDSESSSSSSSSAASDRTSTTPSKQGRGKPSFSRGTFPEDSSEDTSGTENEAYSVGTGRGVGHSMVRKSLGRGAGWLSEDEDSPLDALDLVWAKCRGYPSYPALIIDPKMPREGMFHHGVPIPVPPLEVLKLGEQMTQEAREHLYLVLFFDNKRTWQWLPRTKLVPLGVNQDLDKEKMLEGRKSNIRKSVQIAYHRALQHRSKVQGEQSSETSDSD
- the Brpf1 gene encoding peregrin isoform X2, which gives rise to MGVDFDVKTFCHNLRATKPPYECPVETCRKVYKSYSGIEYHLYHYDHDSPPPPQQTPLRKHKKKGRQSRPANKQSPSPSEVSQSPGREVMSYAQAQRMVEVDLHGRVHRISIFDNLDVVSEDEEAPEEAPENSSNKENTETPTATPKSGKHKNKEKRKDSNHHHHSAPASAAPKLPEVVYRELEQDTPDAPPRPTSYYRYIEKSAEELDEEVEYDMDEEDYIWLDIMNERRKTEGVSPIPQEIFEYLMDRLEKESYFESHNKGDPNALVDEDAVCCICNDGECQNSNVILFCDMCNLAVHQECYGVPYIPEGQWLCRRCLQSPSRAVDCALCPNKGGAFKQTDDGRWAHVVCALWIPEVCFANTVFLEPIDSIEHIPPARWKLTCYICKQRGSGACIQCHKANCYTAFHVTCAQQAGLYMKMEPVRETGANGTSFSVRKTAYCDIHTPPGSARRLPALSHSEGEEEEDEEEDEGKSWSSEKVKKAKAKSRIKMKKARKILAEKRAAAPVVSVPCIPPHRLSKITNRLTIQRKSQFMQRLHSYWTLKRQSRNGVPLLRRLQTHLQSQRNCDQVGRDSEDKNWALKEQLKSWQRLRHDLERARLLVELIRKREKLKRETIKIQQIAMEMQLTPFLILLRKTLEQLQEKDTGNIFSEPVPLSEVTELDEVPDYLDHIKKPMDFFTMKQNLEAYRYLNFDDFEEDFNLIVSNCLKYNAKDTIFYRAAVRLREQGGAVLRQARRQAEKMGIDFETGMHIPHNLAGEEAPHHIEDAEEERLVLLENQKHLPVEEQLKLLLERLDEVNASKQSVGRSRRAKMIKKEMTALRRKLAHQRETGRDGPERHGPSNRGSLTPHPAACDKDGQTDSAAEESSSQETSKGLGPNMSSTPAHEVGRRTSVLFSKKNPKTAGPPKRPGRPPKNRESQMTPSHGGSPVGPPQLPIMGSLRQRKRGRSPRPSSSSDSDSDKSTEDPPMDLPANGFSSGNQPVKKSFLVYRNDCNLPRSSSDSESSSSSSSSAASDRTSTTPSKQGRGKPSFSRGTFPEDSSEDTSGTENEAYSVGTGRGVGHSMVRKSLGRGAGWLSEDEDSPLDALDLVWAKCRGYPSYPALIIDPKMPREGMFHHGVPIPVPPLEVLKLGEQMTQEAREHLYLVLFFDNKRTWQWLPRTKLVPLGVNQDLDKEKMLEGRKSNIRKSVQIAYHRALQHRSKVQGEQSSETSDSD
- the Brpf1 gene encoding peregrin isoform X3, whose amino-acid sequence is MGVDFDVKTFCHNLRATKPPYECPVETCRKVYKSYSGIEYHLYHYDHDSPPPPQQTPLRKHKKKGRQSRPANKQSPSPSEVSQSPGREVMSYAQAQRMVEVDLHGRVHRISIFDNLDVVSEDEEAPEEAPENSSNKENTETPTATPKSGKHKNKEKRKDSNHHHHSAPASAAPKLPEVVYRELEQDTPDAPPRPTSYYRYIEKSAEELDEEVEYDMDEEDYIWLDIMNERRKTEGVSPIPQEIFEYLMDRLEKESYFESHNKGDPNALVDEDAVCCICNDGECQNSNVILFCDMCNLAVHQECYGVPYIPEGQWLCRRCLQSPSRAVDCALCPNKGGAFKQTDDGRWAHVVCALWIPEVCFANTVFLEPIDSIEHIPPARWKLTCYICKQRGSGACIQCHKANCYTAFHVTCAQQAGLYMKMEPVRETGANGTSFSVRKTAYCDIHTPPGSARRLPALSHSEGEEEEDEEEDEGKSWSSEKVKKAKAKSRIKMKKARKILAEKRAAAPVVSVPCIPPHRLSKITNRLTIQRKSQFMQRLHSYWTLKRQSRNGVPLLRRLQTHLQSQRNCDQVGRDSEDKNWALKEQLKSWQRLRHDLERARLLVELIRKREKLKRETIKIQQIAMEMQLTPFLILLRKTLEQLQEKDTGNIFSEPVPLSEVTELDEVPDYLDHIKKPMDFFTMKQNLEAYRYLNFDDFEEDFNLIVSNCLKYNAKDTIFYRAAVRLREQGGAVLRQARRQAEKMGIDFETGMHIPHNLAGEEAPHHIEDEEERLVLLENQKHLPVEEQLKLLLERLDEVNASKQSVGRSRRAKMIKKEMTALRRKLAHQRETGRDGPERHGPSNRGSLTPHPAACDKDGQTDSAAEESSSQETSKGLGPNMSSTPAHEVGRRTSVLFSKKNPKTAGPPKRPGRPPKNRESQMTPSHGGSPVGPPQLPIMGSLRQRKRGRSPRPSSSSDSDSDKSTEDPPMDLPANGFSSGNQPVKKSFLVYRNDCNLPRSSSDSESSSSSSSSAASDRTSTTPSKQGRGKPSFSRGTFPEDSSEDTSGTENEAYSVGTGRGVGHSMVRKSLGRGAGWLSEDEDSPLDALDLVWAKCRGYPSYPALIIDPKMPREGMFHHGVPIPVPPLEVLKLGEQMTQEAREHLYLVLFFDNKRTWQWLPRTKLVPLGVNQDLDKEKMLEGRKSNIRKSVQIAYHRALQHRSKVQGEQSSETSDSD